The genome window ATAGTGCTTTATTTCGGCCCACTCTCCATTCTCTGGAAAATCAATTTCCGCCACTTTCTTTAAGTAATTTTTGGCACGCTCTATTCCCCCATCTTTTAAGTCATTTAAAGTTAATTTCAAACCGCAAGCTTCTTTTGCACGTTTGCAATAACGATTCAAAAAATTCTCTATCGTCGAATAGGATAAAACAAACAATGAGTTCCTAAAAATGAGAGGAAGTTCTTCAGTAAGTTCACGATATATCTCAGCATAATGCTCACCGAGATCTTGCTTTTCTTCTCTCGTGAATTCACGCCCTGTTTTCTCCAAGGACTTTTTCTCGATTTCTTCAATCTCATTTTTTAAAAATCTCTCTGAGGATTTTAAACATTCCTGAATCTTTCTCGTTTCCTCCGCAATCATACCTTTATAAATCCCATATATTATAGGGCTTTTTCTATTGCTCATTTGCCCTTTCTCCCTTGGTTGTCAATTCTTCAAACGGCACAATATATCTTACCACCTCAACCAATTCTTCGGCTTAAAATGCTTCATCAGACTTTGGATTATAGGGCCGGGTGGAACCATTGGCGGCTTTATGTCCCCTTTATGTCCCCTTTATGTCCCCTTTGTCTCCTTTAAAAGATAATATGTTCCTTTCCCAGTAGTTCCTACTTGGTCAAAAACATCCTTTTCAACTAAATCTACGAGGTCTCGACTTGCAGTTTTCTTTGTAGTATTGACAAGTTCTTGATATTCTTTGTTTGTAATCCTTCCTTTTTCCTTAACATACAATGCCGCCTTAATCTGCCTCTCGTTGAGCCCTAACTTTACAAGATATTCTTCCGTGTAGATATCCTTGTTGAATATGACCAAAAATCCGCCAAACTTCTCCTCGAAGACAGGAGTAGGTAGACCAGCCTTTTTACAGGCATCTATGATTTTTTGAATACCACTTCCATATCTCTCAATCAGCCCAACATCGTAAAATATCTGACCAATGAGTTTATTGCGCAGCTTCGAGGAATGGTTGGGATTGTATAGTTCCTCAATGGTCATTCCAGGTGGCAATCCCCCAGGATTCCAGATAGTCAATCTATTATCGTGAATTTTCAATTGGATATCCGAGTTATCTGCATAATCTCTATGACACACAGCATTGACTACTGCTTCCCTCAGCGATTCAAGAGGATAATCCCAGACTTCTTCTCTTGCCGGCCTGCCAGTCATAACAAACCTTACATTGGTATTCTTGCGAATAAAGTCCATGACCTCTTCTATCTGTTCGATTGCAGTGCCGCCTATCAACTTGTCATCTATTATTATGGTCTCTTGTTTGAATCTGCCGCAATGAACAGTTGCTTGTAACAACTTTTCTTGAGGAACCTTGCCAAAAAGAATAACCGCTGCCAGTGTAGGTTGACTATTCTTTATTAACTCCATTTTTTCAAGAACCTTTACGAGGCATTCATCGTCCCCAATCTTTCTCCTGCCGGTAGAAACGGCTTTTTTGATGTATCCGTTTACCTTTTCAAAATCAATATCATCAATGGTTGCATCTTTTGCTGGAAGAGCATCCCAACTTGAGCCAGTAGCAGAAAGATGCATTTGAGCGATTTCTTGAGGAGACATCCGCCTGTTGCTGTTGCCCACTCTTCTAAAACAACGGCCCCTTGTTGCAACCGGCTTTAAGGGAAACTCGCGAACATTTATGAAGGCTATTGTTTTCCCGTCCAACTCCGCGACGTTTATCTCTGGGATGATAGTGGGTTCTGTGTTTTGAGAAACTTGGTTTGCCCAGCCATTAAGAGTTTCCTTGCCTATGGCAACACCTTTTACATCTGCTTTATCGCTTACACCTACAACAATGACCCCACCCCGAGTGTTGGAGGAAGCCACAACCGTTTCGATTGTTTCCCTATCGAAACTTTCCTTAAATTCAACCGTCTCGGATTCCCCAGATATCAATATTTTTTTAATATCCATTCGCTTTTTCTCCCTTTGCTGCCAGTCCTTTATGCAACACAATATCTTACTACTTCAGCTATCTCTTCTAGCTCTAAATTCTCCACTGGCTTCCTCGATGAGTTTGATTTCCACCAACTCTGATCAATTTGAGCTTTTGATGATGCTTCCAGGTTTGATATTTATCACTCCATCACCTTATACCTAAAAACTCTTTCGTCCTGCACAAACAAAACGCTCCTCTAATATAACAAACTTAAGGGAAGACTTGTGAAGCATTTAACCATCTTTAAAATT of Candidatus Oleimmundimicrobium sp. contains these proteins:
- a CDS encoding helix-turn-helix domain-containing protein, with translation MDIKKILISGESETVEFKESFDRETIETVVASSNTRGGVIVVGVSDKADVKGVAIGKETLNGWANQVSQNTEPTIIPEINVAELDGKTIAFINVREFPLKPVATRGRCFRRVGNSNRRMSPQEIAQMHLSATGSSWDALPAKDATIDDIDFEKVNGYIKKAVSTGRRKIGDDECLVKVLEKMELIKNSQPTLAAVILFGKVPQEKLLQATVHCGRFKQETIIIDDKLIGGTAIEQIEEVMDFIRKNTNVRFVMTGRPAREEVWDYPLESLREAVVNAVCHRDYADNSDIQLKIHDNRLTIWNPGGLPPGMTIEELYNPNHSSKLRNKLIGQIFYDVGLIERYGSGIQKIIDACKKAGLPTPVFEEKFGGFLVIFNKDIYTEEYLVKLGLNERQIKAALYVKEKGRITNKEYQELVNTTKKTASRDLVDLVEKDVFDQVGTTGKGTYYLLKETKGT